From a single Oncorhynchus tshawytscha isolate Ot180627B linkage group LG33, Otsh_v2.0, whole genome shotgun sequence genomic region:
- the tmem167a gene encoding protein kish-A: MSAIFNFQSLLTVILLLICTCAYLRAMTPSLLDKNKTGFLGIFWKCSRIGERKSPYVAVCCVIMALSILFSD, from the exons ATG TCTGCCATATTTAACTTCCAGAGCCTGTTAACAGTGATCCTACTGCTCATCTGTACCTGTGCCTACCTCAGAGCCATGACCCCTAGTCTCCTGGACAAGAACAAGACCGG GTTCTTGGGTATCTTTTGGAAATGTTCCAGAATAG GTGAGAGGAAGAGTCCGTACGTGGCGGTTTGTTGTGTCATCATGgccctctccatcctcttctccGATTAA